AGGAAATCAGCGAGAGCGTGATGACCGAGATGCGCGACGCCATCGACCGGGCGATTCTGTTCTTCGAGCCTCGTGTCACGGTGGAGCGCATCGAGATCGACGCGTCGAACGCCATGGAAGGGCGCGTCGACGTGCTGATCGATTACACGGTGCGCGGCACGAACACCCGCAGCAACATGGTCTATCCGTTCTATTTCCTCGAAGGCACCAATGTGCCGACGGTGCAAATCGAGCCGCAGCGGTAATCCGGCCCGGTGTCCCGATAACAAGAAACGTCACGATCAGCGCAACGACAACACGAACCGATGCACAACCTCATCATTCGAGATGGCACCAGTCAGGCGATGCGGGCGCTGCCCGCGTTGCAGGACGGGTATTTCCATCTCGACGAGATGACGTTTCACGAACTGCTCGATGTCGTCGTCGAATTCGCGGGGCTGGTGCGCTTTCACAACGCCGAGGACCAGCCTGAGGGCGATTGGTCGCCATTCTTTCGCGCCGACGAAACCGTCGTCATGAGTCGAATTCTGGCGTTCGATTTGTCGCGCGAGACGGAGCGGTTCGCGCAATGGTGGCGGGACACCCCGGAATATGACGGCGTGCGCGGCAACGGCGCAGGCGTTCGCGCGATGATCGGTGCGTCCCCGGTCCCGGAACTTGTCGTCACGCTCAACGACTGGTACGTGGCGCTCTCGCAAGCGCAGACGGACAACGGACTGGCACTGCGCACGGTGCTGCGGGCCGTCATCATGCAACTGAGTCGGCGGGCTTCGGGCGTGCCGCGCGTGATCGAATCGATGTCGCTGCGAGAGCCGCTCGATGCCGTCTGGTCCGAAGCGGAGCACTTGCCGCATTCGCCGATGGCGACCGCAGCCACGCATGAACCGGACACTGTGCCGGGCAAAGCCGATGTGCGCGCAGATTTTCACGCGTACATGAAGGCCATCGAGATGGTGCGAAAAGAGGCGTTGGCCCGCTTGCCTGCGTCGCTCCAGAGCGGTAATCACGATCCGGCCATCGGCTTGCTGATTGCGTTCGTCAAACAGTTCGAGAAGCTCCAGAACAAGCTCAACGGGTACACGCAGAAGTTCATCGATTTCTACTACGAACGCATGCTGGGCAGTGCGCCGCGCGGCGTGGTACCCGATCGGACGTGGCTGGTGTTGCGTCGCAATCCCGATGCCAGAGATGTCGTGGTCCCCGCAGGGACGGCATTCCCCGCCGGGGTCGACGCACACGGTCACGACATCGTCTACGAATCGGAAGACGAACTGCGCGTGAGCGGTGCACGCGTGACTCGCGTGCAGACGCTTTATCTCGACCACAACGGCTACAGCATGCCGGAGAACCTGCTGCCGGAGGATCCGGACAACGGTGCGACCGGTCGCAAGTGGCCCACGGCGGCGTGGTTCGAAGACGTGCCATGCGGGCCACCCGGCGTGGAACATCCGCAAGCCTGGCCGGTGCTCGGCGCGCCGAAGCCCGGTGCGGGTATCACCCCGCATAGTGCCGCGCGGATCGGCTTTGCGCTGGCCAGCAAAGTGCTGTTGCTCAAGGAAGGCGAGCGCGCCATCCGGCTGACGATTACGTTCGCCGATGAGCGGTTAGTCACGCAACTCGGACACATCGCCGACGCCGTATTCAATACGCCAGTCGAAGGCGCTGCCCCGAGCGTTGACGACGGCGAGCACGGGCGAGAAACGGCGAGCGAAAGCCATCTGCGCCGTCAAGACTTGTACCTCAAGATCCTGCGCAGCCTGTTCTCCGTCTCGCTCACAGGAGAGAAGGGCTGGATCGACATTGCGGGCTACGTACCGGGACTGCTGGGCAACCAGATGACGCTCAGCTTCGTGCTCGCACCGGAGGCGCCGTCGGTGGTGCGATATTCGACGGCGCTGCATGGTGAAAATTTCGACGTCGACACGCCGCTCGTGCGCTGCGTCATCAATCCAGGCGCGTATCTGTTCCCGTACGGCTTGCTGCGCAATCTGCCTGTGACCGGTGCGCAAATCGATGTCGACGCGCATGGCTGTCGCGACCTGGTGCTTTATAACAACATCGGGCAGCTCAGCGCGGCAACACCTTTTGCACCTTTCGGGCCGCTGCCGCGACTGGGTAGCTATCTGGTGGCGGGCAGCACGGAAATGGCGGCGAAGCGCATCACACGGTTCAGTCTTCGCATCGAATGGGCGGACCTGCCGCGCGTGACCGGCGGCTTCGGCACGTGGTACGACGGCTACGACGTGCGTCTCACAAACGAAGACTACGTGGCGTCGGTCGAGGTGCTGGCCAAGGGCGGATGGTTGCCAGTCGGGGACGCACCGCGCCCCGTCGTGCCGCTCTTTCACACGCGGGTCACGCCCGGCAAGGGCGAGCGCATCGACAACGCTATCGTGTGGGAGGTGGGCTCGCTCGCGCATCTCTTCGAGCCGGACGAAGGTGTCTGCCCCGCGCATCCGCTCACATGGGGGCCGGGGGCGAAGAACGGATTCTTCAAGTTCACGTTTGCCGCACCCGCCTTCGCTTTCGGGCACGAGGCCTACCCGCAGGTGCTGTCGTCGACGATGCTCGCCAACTCACGCAAGCGTATGTGGCGCCGACAGCGCCCGATGCCGCGTGCCCCATACACGCCCATCGTCAACACCCTCTCGTTCGATTACAGCGCGACCGGTGCGATCAGCGTCGACCGGATTGCGAATCGGGACGAAGACGGCCGCTTCCTGCATCTGTTCCCGTCCGGCTGGGAATCGCTCGACATGACAAGCTATCCCGCCCCCGAACTGCTCCCACGCTTCGAAGATGCAGGCAACCTGTACATCGGCATCGATGCGAACGACCTCGGTGACACGTTGACGTTGCTGTTCCAGCTTCGCGAAGACTCCCGGCCGGTGAGGGTGGACGATGATGTCGATGAAGTACGCCCAGCGGGTTTGCGCTGGAGCTACCTCAGCAACAACGTCTGGAAGCCGCTCGCGCTTCGCGACGTCCTCACGGACGGCACGCACAAGCTCATGACGTCGGGAATCGTGACGTTGCGGGTGCCGGACGATATCGGCAATCGCAATACCGTCATGCCCGACGGGCTGTACTGGCTTCGCGTGAGCGCCAATCGCGATATGGAGAAGTATTGCAGCCTCTACGCAGTGCACGCGCAAGCCGTGCAGGTCCGGCGCGGGGCAGACGTACCGCCGGACCTGCCGATGGTCCTGCCAGCGGGCACCATTGCGCGCAGTCGGCGTCCGTTGCCTGGCATCGTGTCCGTCGTGCAACCGCTGCCGTCGTGCGGCGGCCGGGCACCGGAGACGCGCGAACAGATGCGTACGCGCGTGAGCGAACGGTTGCGCCACAAGCAGCGTGCGGTCACGCCCGCCGACTTCGAATCGATGATTCTCGAGGCGTTTGCGGAAGTCTACAAAGTGAAGTGCTTCGCGAACCTGTCGACCCGGCACGGTCCGGTCGATTGTGTTCGCCCGGGACAGGCGCTCGTGGTGCCGCTGCCGTACTGGCCTGCCACGAAGGACGGTGAACAGATGCCAATGCTTGACGGCAACGTCGTCCAGCAGATCGCCGAGTTTGCGAATGCGTTGTCGTCGCCCTGGGCGAGTGTTTCCGTCGAGAACCCAGTCTACGAACGCATTCAGGTGCGCTGCAAGGTGCGCTTCACCGATCGCGCGGGAAACGGTCACTACCTCGCGCTGCTCAACGCGGCGATCTCGCGCTATCTCACACCGTGGCAGGACGACGTGGGCTACCGCACGCACTTCGGATGGTGTATCCGGCAACACGATCTCGAGGCGTATATCGGCTCGTTGCCCTATGTGCAGTACGTCTCGGGTTTTTCGATGCTGCGCATCGCGACGGTGGTCGCGGACCCCGACGCGACAGCGGCAGCGGGCACCGACACGCAGACCTTCACGCTATTTGACACCGCCCGGCGTTCGGGCGAAGCCACGGCCCTGCAGACGGACATCGTTCCGCTGTATCCGTGGAGCATCGCGATCCCGGTGGCGCACCACGCCATCGAAGCGGTGGACGACGACAAGGATTACGCGGGCGTGCCGACCACGCTCAGTCAGTTGGAAATCGGCACCACCTTCATCATTTCGGATGACGACCATGAACGGAAAACCGATCGCCCGGCGTAACCGGGACACTTTGCGGCGAAAGTTTGGCAACGGCGAGATGCCGTCGGCCACGGCATTCTCCGAATTGATCGACTCCATGCTCAACATCGTGGACGAGGGGTTCGACAAGACCCCGGTCGATGGCCTGAAGGTCTCCCAGCTCAATCAGGGCAAGTTGCTGAGCTTCTATCAGAACATCGACCTGAAGAGTCCTATCTGGACGATCCAGCTTGACAGCGAGGCGGGTGGACTGGCTTTCGGTAACCCCGACAACCCCAACGCGCTCACGTTGCGACAGTTGGGCAAGAAGCCTGCGCGCGACGCGGTATCGGGACCGCCGCAGGGGCAGGGAGGGCAGGCAGCGCCGGGGGCCGGACCCACATTCGAACTTGACGTGGCCGGGCGCGTGGTTGCCGACGGGCGTCGCGGACGCCCGGGTGCGCGCAGCGTGCAGGCTGACGGCAAGTGGCACGACATCACCGACCCGCTCACGGGTTGTCAGGCCTTCGAGATCACCGCCGGTGTCGGCAAGCGCGGCAGCGGCAAGTTCGCGCTGATGCACGCCTATGCGGTGATGGCTTACAACGGTAAAGGGGATATCGACTACCGTCAGTCGCATTTCGGCAGCAAATGCAATCGTCTTCAACTGCAATGGGTCGATGCGCCTGACGGCGCGAAGCATAGCTATGTGCTGCAAATGCGTGTCGGCTGTCCGTACGACTCGACGCGCGATGCCGCCGGTGCGCCGAAGACCTGGGTGACCTATTACCTCACCACGCTGTGGTTCGATCCCGACATGACGGGCAGCGCCACCGACCCGGAGCCCAAGGGGGCGCAATGACCCACGAGAACGTGAGTGCCACGCCCACGACGGTGGACATCGTCATCGGCACCGACGACGCGCAACTGCTGATGGCCGCGCTGGGCGAGTTGCCGTTCAAACGCGTCTTCGAGCTGATCGGCGCGTTGAACCGCCAGGCCAACGCCGTCGCCACGGGGGCACCGGTCGTTTGTGCGCTCGACGCGACGGCCTTCGCACTGATCGTCGAAGCGCTGGGGCATCTGCCGTATCACCGCGTGCACCGGCTGATCGACGACCTGAAGGCGCAATTGCATGCAGCGAGGCATGCGTTTGGCAACGCGGCGGCGGACAGTCCAGGCCGTATGCCGGGGGCGAGGATGCAATGAACGCGCCCGAGTCCATTGCCCGCTTTGCGCCCGATCCTCAGGGGCTAGATTTCGATGCGCTGCGTCGCGCCGGGATCGCGACATTGCAGGCGCTGTGCGGCGATCGCTGGACCGATTACAACCTGCACGACCCGGGCGTCACGATCCTCGAACAGTTGTGCTACGCGATCACCGAACTCGGTTATCGCTCGGACTTTGCACCCGAAGATTACCTGACCGACGCCGACGGACAGATCGATTACCGGCATCACGCGCTGCATCCGGCGGACGAAATTTTCCCGAGCGAAGTCCTGACGTTCGAGGACTATCGCAAGGTGCTTTACGACACGATCCCCGAGCTGGAAGACGTCTGGCTGACGCGTGACGAACGCCCGGGGAGCACCGGCCAGCCCGCGCACGGCTTGTGTCGCATCGCCATCAAACTGAACGATGCATTGCTCGACAGTGCCGACGAGGCGTCGCTTTCGCAGATCGAAGCCGCCGTGTGTCTGCGGGTGCGGGAAGTTTTTCACGCGCACCGGAATCTGGGTGAAGACCTGTCGGACGTAACCGTCGTGCCGGTTCAGCCGGTGTATCTGAGTGGCGATATTCAGATTCACAGCGAGCGCGACCCGGCGTCCATCTTTGCGGACGTCTTCTTCCAATGCGCGCGCGCCGTGCATTCTGGATTCCGCATCGAGCGGTACGTGAAAGCGTCCGAGGCCGGTATGACGCTCGACACGTTGTTCGCCGGGCCCCGGACGGTGCACGGATACGTCGCCAGCACGGGCGCACAGGCGCAAGGCGCACCGGTTGCGGTGGCGCGTCTCGTCGGACTGGTGCAAGCGGTGGACGGCGTGGCGCACGTCCAACGTCTGGCGCTGTGTACCGCCGATGGAGCGCCCGTGAGCGGCGACAGTTTGGCGGGTGCGTCCGGCACGGTATTGCGCCTGCGGTTTCCCGGCGACACGCAGAGCAACTTCCTGCGATTGCATTTCGCCAGCGGGGCGCTCGGGAGTGGCACGCATGCGTTGACGTCCGCCAGCGATCATCGACGTGAGGAGAAGTCGCGGGTCGTACTCGACGACGCCCGCGTGGCCCTCGCCAAAGCACGCTTCGAGTTCGATACGCTGCGCAATACGAAGCAGTCGCTAGCGACTGTGGTGCCTGCACCGACGGGCACGTCGCGCGAATTGCGCGAATACTTCTCGATTCAGCATCAGTTTCCGGCGATCTACGGCATCAACCGCTTCGGCGTGCCGCCCACGGCCCCGCTGGAGAACCGTGTCAGTGCGCACCAGTTGAAGGCTTATCTGTATCTGGCCGAGCAACTGATGGCGAACTATCTGGAAAACCTGCAATCGGTCGGCCGCATGTTCTCGGTCGACACGCTGTACGAGACCTATTTTTCACAGCGGATCGACAACGAGGCGTTGCCGGACATTGAAGCGTTTTACACGGACGCACCGGACGGCATTCGCAGCCAGTTGGCACGGATCGTCTCGCGCAAGGACCGTGCGCAGGACCGTCGCAGCCGGTTGCTCGACGTGCTGCTGGCCATGTACGGCGAGACTTACTCGCAGAAGTCCCTGCGTCGATTCGACGATTATCAGGACGTGCACGGCGCACGCTGGCTGATCGATAACAAGCTGGATTTTCTGCGTCACATTGCGACGCTCTCGCGCGACCGGGCGTCGGCGTTCGATATCACGGCGGCGGAGATGCGGGCTGACGGACGGCCCAACGTGGCTGGCGTGCACGCGAAGATCTCGATCCTGCTGGGCTTGCCTGCCGAGCCACCCGGTGCGCCGCTGAGCGATGCGTTAAAGCGTTGGCATTTGCGGTTGCAGGGAGATCACACGGCGACGAAGGAAAGCTACGAATTCGCGGCGGCGCGTCTGATCGTGCTCAAGTCTCAAGGGGCGCCTGAGGTTCGTCCGGCCGGTGCGCACACTCAGCCCGGCGACACGTTGCCCGGCGGCTTGCTCGTGCATGGCGTGCGTCTGGAGAATTTCATTCTCCGACAGCACGACGACGCGGTGCACGTTCATTTCCGCACGCACGATGCGCGTCTTGGCGGCAACGCGTCCGGCGAAGTCCTGCTCGCGCGATTTCATGGCGACGACGCGGTGACATACGCCGGACGCTATGTCGAAATTCTGCGCGAATTTCTCTGTACGCTGAATCAGGCATCCGAGGGTTTCTATCTGGTCGAGCATGTGCTGTTGCGGCCAAAGCGTGTCGGTGCGACGCAAGACGAAACGACGGCAGAAGCCGACGTGCAGGCGCGTGAGGCCGAGTCGTTTTTCAACGCACGGGTTAGCGTAGTCTTCCCCGCGTGGACGTCGCGCTTTAGCGATCCCGACTTCCGCCAGTTGGCGCAGGAGACAGTGTGCCGCAATCTGCCCGCGCATCTGCTGCCGGAGTTTCACTGGATGGATTACGTCTCCATGCGCGACTTCGAGCATCGATACGAACTGTGGCGCGCGAGGCTGCGCGAGCGGGAGACGGCAACCACACCGGACCGGCTGGATGCCGCGAGTGCCAGCTTGCGTGCGCTGCTGATGCGACGCCGTCGAGCGCATAACCTGACGTTGTGGGTGTAGCCATGGCCGCGCGACATTGGATCCGCTCGTTCAATTTCGATCTGACCTTTGCGTCGGGCGGCATGGCCATGTCGCAAGGCGAACCGCTGCGAGCGCTGGTCGTCGACCAGTTGCTGCCGGTGGTGGCGTCGGTGTTCGATGAGGCGACGGACGATGGCGCAGCGGCGGACATCTACCGTATCGATCGGCTCAACGTCGACCTTGGCGAGGTATACGCCGAGGATCTGCCCGAGACGCTGGCAGAGCGGCTGGCGCAGGCATTGGCGGACGTGCTCATCCTGCGTCGGGACACAGGTGCTGCGGACGATGGCGGGGCGGGTGAGGAGGGTGATGGTTTCGGTGTCGGAGATGGTGGTGATGGCGGCTCGGTGGCTGGGCAAATGCGGTTGGAAAGTGACGACGCTTCCGTGTGGTCTCAGGCGGCGCCGACACCTCATGTCAGCAAGTTCGCGACAGCCACCGCTGCGGACGTGGCCGACCTGATCGCGTTTCTCGCGTCAGGCCAGTCGGCGAAGCCAGGAGTGGCGCCAGCATTGGCGCAGGCCGAACGTGAAGATACGTCACACCGGGAGGAACGAATGCGTCGAGACACCGACGCTGTGGCGGCCGACGATATCGAAGGACTTCTGACGCGGGTGCTGGCGGGTGACATACAGTCCGTCCGACAACAAATCCGGGCGAGCGCGTCGCCGGACATTCTCATTGAGCGGCTGACGAAGCAGTTTCCGGCAGACCGCGTCGAAGCACTTCTTCGCGCGTTACGTCCGGCAGAGGCATCCGCGTGGTTGCGCCAGCTTGATTCGCTGGATCGCTTGCTTACGACGGTAGGCTGGAACGCGACACAACGCAACGCAGCGCAATCGGCCGCCCGCGCACGATTGCTCGCAATCGGCCTGCTTCCACCGCACGCCGACCTGCGGGAAATGCCGTGGCATGGTGTCTGGCAATCGGTGCTGTCGATTGCGCAGGTGCGAGGATTGGCACGCGACGCGTTCGAGTTCGTGGCGAAGGTTGAAGATAGCGTGTGGGCCTACAAGGATTATGCGTCTGCGATAGCCGTCACCCAGTCGGGAGGGAGATCTCAAGCAGATTTGGCGTTCTCACCGATGATCGACGCCCTGCATCGCGTCGCCGACGCACTCGCAGGCGAGGAGGTGAGGGCGGGCGGTACCACCGCCCTCCATTCGGAAGTGGTCATGGGTATGGCAGGCGAACGTCCCGACGTGGCGGTATCGACGGCGAACGCATCCCCGCGTCCCTCCCCACGCGCCCTTACGCGGGCTGGTCTGCGAGTGTTGCTTGCGACAGCACTGATGCGTGCGCAGGCGAAGCCGCTTTACGGCATCTGGCCAACGTTGGTGGCGAACGAGGCGGGCACTTTGCGCGAAGCACTGCTTCGCTACCTCGCCGTACCGGACCTGCGCGAGCAAATTGCAATGACGTTTCCGGAGTCAATGCTTGAGGATATGTTGACGCTCCTTCTGGCGGCACATGCCAACGCGGTGCAAGCGTCGACCCGGGTGCGTCGCAAACGAGCCGACGCGTACGCCGTTGCGACAAATTCACCGAGCACCGACCATGACATCAATCGAACGTGGGGATGGCGAAACGCATGGTCTCATGACATCGCAGGGCTGTTGGACATCGACGATTCCGACGAGATGCCCGCGACTAGCTCGCGAGACGAGGCCCTACGGGACGCACCCGTTCTCGACGCTTCGTTCGACATGCGTGCTGAGTCCGACGCTGCGGTCTTAATAGGACAGGAGAATTCAACGGCTGCGATGTCTGGCGACTCGGTGCAGGACGACCCATCGGACGCGCTCATCGCTAACGAGTCGGTGCCGCGCAGCGGGGGACGCTATGCACCCGCTGGCGAGCGCAAACCTAACAACCCGTCGTATGTGTTGCCATCGGTGCGGCCATCCACAAATGACGCCGAGGCGCATGCGGGAGCCACAACTCGACAAGACACGCTTATCCAGGCGCTGTTGAGCGGTTCGGCCGTGGCGCTTCACGAGGATTGGGCTGAATGGACCGGTGAGGAACGCGCAGTGCTTGCGGCGGTCTGGCGTCATTACGCGACGTACGACACGGTGTTGATGCGCGTCGTGGAGGGCTTTCCGGAAGCGATGCTTGTGGATCTGGCGACGTTGACGGAGCCGTCTGCATCGGCCGTTTGGGAGGCATTTGGGGGGCTTTCGGTCAGTCGGCTGGTTGATGCAGATCAAGTGTCGGCGTACGCCATTGAACGGCTGCCCGGCGACACTTCCCGCGCGCTCGACGGCCCCTCCAGCGTTGCCGATAACGGCGGGCATGAGACGCACGCTCAGCCGATCACACGGAACCTGCCGTCGAAAACCGAGTTCGATCGATGGAAGCGGGAAGTCTGGCATGCGACCTTCATACAGTTACGTGCCATTTCGCCGGTCGCGTCCACGTCATCCACGTCATCCACGTCGTCCACATCGTCAATCTCGTCCATGTCGTTCGCTGCGCTGGAAGCCATCGCCTGGAGTCGCGGGACGACAGCATTGACACGTCGGGCGCTTGATCTGTGGCGAGCCTCCGTCACAAACGCTACCGTGGCTACCACCACCAATACGACTTCCCCGGGCACGATTGCACGTTCGCCGAGCGCGGCCAACAGCATCGACGTGGATGACAATGACCGCCGACCGCTGGAGTCATCGACTGCCGCTGCAATGCCATCCGCGTCGGTGCCGCTCCCAGTGAGCCGCCACACTGCGCACGTAGCGATCCAACGCCTCATTGCGCTTCGCCAACGAGTGAACCCGCAAGGCGGCGATCTTATCGCTCGTGCCTCGTCGTTGCCCGACGCCGAGCGAGTCGAGCTCCGGCAAATCGTCACGGAGATATCGTCATCGCTAGATGCCGATCTTCTCGGGATCGACGCTCGCCACTGGCAAGCCGTCGTCGACACGATGATCACCGTCAGCGAGACGATTCCCGACGCGCACAGAGAAGTGCTTTATCGCTCGATTCTCGACAACACGCCGGAGGTCGATGATCGTCGCGCCGAAGCCGCCGAAGCCGCCGAAGCCGCCGAAGCCGCCGAAGCCGCCGAAGCCGCCGAAGCCGCCGAAGCCGCCGAAGCCGCCGAAGCCACTGGGCGCTATTACGCGAGTGTGGCCACCGCACTCGCCAGCGATGCCGTGCTCGATCTTGACCTGTTCGCGGCGTCGGCGATTGCAGACGTCGCTTCGTCGTCCCCGGACGATCCGGATTTCAATTCACCCGAACCATTCCCCGCGACATCCCCAAACCGTCCGCCCGCCATGCCGGAAGACTTCATCACCTATCTCACCTCTACGGACTTCCGCCAGGGCAGCACTCCGCCTGCAGGCTTCGACATCTGGCTTCGTCAGTCGGTCTATTCGGGCGCGCAGGTTCTGCGACCGGTCATCGCGATGGCCGCAGAAGACGAGGTACTGGCCGAGCGTTGGCTGGATGTGATTCCGCAGCCGCTGTGGCCGGGCATCGCGCGACTGTCGTCCCGCGACACGCCGCAAGTGGCTCAAATGCTGCGCGTCGCCAGCGACATCACGGATCTGTTCGCTACGACCGTCGAGACGGTCGCACCGGCGAGTCTGCACCGTGCGCGCTGGCGTTTCCTGTTCCCGTGGCTGTTCCTGTCGCAGCGTCCGTTCGACGCCACACCGTTCGCAACATCGCTCGTGGCGCAACTGGCCCGTCACGCGAACGTGTCTGTGCCACCCGCGCTCGCCTCGCGCGTTCAACAACAAACCGGTATCGATATGCGCACTGCCGAGGTGACCGACGACGTCCACCTTTTGCAGACTCCGTTGATGGTGCCTTACGCCGGGATCGTTCTTGCCTGGCCGTTCACGCCTCAGCTTTGGGAGACGCTCGGCCTGACTAAGGAACATCGCTTCGTCAGCGACGAAGCCGCTGAGCGTGCAGTGCTCCTGCTGCATCACGTCGGCTCAGGCCTCACCGAAGCCCCGGAACCGCATCTGACGATGCACAAGCTGCTTTGCGGATTGCCGTTGGCTACGCCCGTAGCACGCAATCTCGACATTACGGCAGACGAGTCGGCGATATGCGACCGGATGCTCGACGTCATCATCGAGCACTGGTCCGCCATCGGTAACACGTCTCGCGAGGGCCTCAGGGGAAGCTTCCTGCAGCGCGAGGGCCGGTTGTCGCTGGCGGAAGACGGCTGGCACTTGAAGGTGAAACGAGCGCCATACGACATGCTGCTGGATCGGCTGCCGTGGAGCATCTCGACAATTCGTCTGTCCTGGATGGAGCAGACGCTATGGGTGGAGTGGGCATGACGGCCTCCTTAGATCCCGTCGACCCGTTGGGTGCGAACGCCGCGAGCCTGTCGCGCGAGATCGACTGGTTCGGCGCAGTGCTGGAGACGCGGCTGCACGCGTATTTCATGCATGACGGCGTGCCGCATGACATCTATGTGCATACGCCGCCGGATCTCACGGACGATCCGTCGCCGTTTGCCCGTGCCTTGGTCGAACACGCGCTGGCGGACGATTTCGACGCACGTATCGTGCTCATGCTCGCGATGCTGCCCCATGTCCGCCCGCAAGCGCTAGATCTGCTATTCACGCAGAACAAGAACACCGAGCGCCAGTTCACCGAGTTCGGGGGATGGCGGGCCCAGCATCACAACGGTCTTCTGCCGACCGGAGAAACCGCTGCGTTCGTTCTCGCAGGCGACGATCTGAGCCGCCGCTTCGACGTCATGGCGCTGTTCGATGCTGACCACGTTTTCGCGCGCGCCTCTATTCTGCGACTCGAACGCCGGGCGGACGGCGAACCGGCCCTGGCCGCCGCGTTGCATATCGAGCGGGATTTCCTCGAACGCAGTACATCTGGCCGCGAGCATAAGCCGGACTACAGCGCCGGATTTCCTGCCAAGCGCATCACGACGCAGCACGACTGGACAGACCTCGTGCTCACGCCGGACGTCATCGAGGAGATCGACCAGATTCGGCAATGGCTCGACGACGGCGAGGGCATCATGCAACGCTGGCAACTCGATCGCATCGTCAAACCCGGCTTCCGGGCATT
This window of the Pandoraea sputorum genome carries:
- a CDS encoding GPW/gp25 family protein codes for the protein MSTDKSFLGTGWAFPPRFGDSADIGRTQMVEAEADIRESLGIILSTVPGERIMQPTFGCGIKAYVFEEISESVMTEMRDAIDRAILFFEPRVTVERIEIDASNAMEGRVDVLIDYTVRGTNTRSNMVYPFYFLEGTNVPTVQIEPQR
- a CDS encoding baseplate J/gp47 family protein → MHNLIIRDGTSQAMRALPALQDGYFHLDEMTFHELLDVVVEFAGLVRFHNAEDQPEGDWSPFFRADETVVMSRILAFDLSRETERFAQWWRDTPEYDGVRGNGAGVRAMIGASPVPELVVTLNDWYVALSQAQTDNGLALRTVLRAVIMQLSRRASGVPRVIESMSLREPLDAVWSEAEHLPHSPMATAATHEPDTVPGKADVRADFHAYMKAIEMVRKEALARLPASLQSGNHDPAIGLLIAFVKQFEKLQNKLNGYTQKFIDFYYERMLGSAPRGVVPDRTWLVLRRNPDARDVVVPAGTAFPAGVDAHGHDIVYESEDELRVSGARVTRVQTLYLDHNGYSMPENLLPEDPDNGATGRKWPTAAWFEDVPCGPPGVEHPQAWPVLGAPKPGAGITPHSAARIGFALASKVLLLKEGERAIRLTITFADERLVTQLGHIADAVFNTPVEGAAPSVDDGEHGRETASESHLRRQDLYLKILRSLFSVSLTGEKGWIDIAGYVPGLLGNQMTLSFVLAPEAPSVVRYSTALHGENFDVDTPLVRCVINPGAYLFPYGLLRNLPVTGAQIDVDAHGCRDLVLYNNIGQLSAATPFAPFGPLPRLGSYLVAGSTEMAAKRITRFSLRIEWADLPRVTGGFGTWYDGYDVRLTNEDYVASVEVLAKGGWLPVGDAPRPVVPLFHTRVTPGKGERIDNAIVWEVGSLAHLFEPDEGVCPAHPLTWGPGAKNGFFKFTFAAPAFAFGHEAYPQVLSSTMLANSRKRMWRRQRPMPRAPYTPIVNTLSFDYSATGAISVDRIANRDEDGRFLHLFPSGWESLDMTSYPAPELLPRFEDAGNLYIGIDANDLGDTLTLLFQLREDSRPVRVDDDVDEVRPAGLRWSYLSNNVWKPLALRDVLTDGTHKLMTSGIVTLRVPDDIGNRNTVMPDGLYWLRVSANRDMEKYCSLYAVHAQAVQVRRGADVPPDLPMVLPAGTIARSRRPLPGIVSVVQPLPSCGGRAPETREQMRTRVSERLRHKQRAVTPADFESMILEAFAEVYKVKCFANLSTRHGPVDCVRPGQALVVPLPYWPATKDGEQMPMLDGNVVQQIAEFANALSSPWASVSVENPVYERIQVRCKVRFTDRAGNGHYLALLNAAISRYLTPWQDDVGYRTHFGWCIRQHDLEAYIGSLPYVQYVSGFSMLRIATVVADPDATAAAGTDTQTFTLFDTARRSGEATALQTDIVPLYPWSIAIPVAHHAIEAVDDDKDYAGVPTTLSQLEIGTTFIISDDDHERKTDRPA
- a CDS encoding contractile injection system tape measure protein yields the protein MAARHWIRSFNFDLTFASGGMAMSQGEPLRALVVDQLLPVVASVFDEATDDGAAADIYRIDRLNVDLGEVYAEDLPETLAERLAQALADVLILRRDTGAADDGGAGEEGDGFGVGDGGDGGSVAGQMRLESDDASVWSQAAPTPHVSKFATATAADVADLIAFLASGQSAKPGVAPALAQAEREDTSHREERMRRDTDAVAADDIEGLLTRVLAGDIQSVRQQIRASASPDILIERLTKQFPADRVEALLRALRPAEASAWLRQLDSLDRLLTTVGWNATQRNAAQSAARARLLAIGLLPPHADLREMPWHGVWQSVLSIAQVRGLARDAFEFVAKVEDSVWAYKDYASAIAVTQSGGRSQADLAFSPMIDALHRVADALAGEEVRAGGTTALHSEVVMGMAGERPDVAVSTANASPRPSPRALTRAGLRVLLATALMRAQAKPLYGIWPTLVANEAGTLREALLRYLAVPDLREQIAMTFPESMLEDMLTLLLAAHANAVQASTRVRRKRADAYAVATNSPSTDHDINRTWGWRNAWSHDIAGLLDIDDSDEMPATSSRDEALRDAPVLDASFDMRAESDAAVLIGQENSTAAMSGDSVQDDPSDALIANESVPRSGGRYAPAGERKPNNPSYVLPSVRPSTNDAEAHAGATTRQDTLIQALLSGSAVALHEDWAEWTGEERAVLAAVWRHYATYDTVLMRVVEGFPEAMLVDLATLTEPSASAVWEAFGGLSVSRLVDADQVSAYAIERLPGDTSRALDGPSSVADNGGHETHAQPITRNLPSKTEFDRWKREVWHATFIQLRAISPVASTSSTSSTSSTSSISSMSFAALEAIAWSRGTTALTRRALDLWRASVTNATVATTTNTTSPGTIARSPSAANSIDVDDNDRRPLESSTAAAMPSASVPLPVSRHTAHVAIQRLIALRQRVNPQGGDLIARASSLPDAERVELRQIVTEISSSLDADLLGIDARHWQAVVDTMITVSETIPDAHREVLYRSILDNTPEVDDRRAEAAEAAEAAEAAEAAEAAEAAEAAEAAEATGRYYASVATALASDAVLDLDLFAASAIADVASSSPDDPDFNSPEPFPATSPNRPPAMPEDFITYLTSTDFRQGSTPPAGFDIWLRQSVYSGAQVLRPVIAMAAEDEVLAERWLDVIPQPLWPGIARLSSRDTPQVAQMLRVASDITDLFATTVETVAPASLHRARWRFLFPWLFLSQRPFDATPFATSLVAQLARHANVSVPPALASRVQQQTGIDMRTAEVTDDVHLLQTPLMVPYAGIVLAWPFTPQLWETLGLTKEHRFVSDEAAERAVLLLHHVGSGLTEAPEPHLTMHKLLCGLPLATPVARNLDITADESAICDRMLDVIIEHWSAIGNTSREGLRGSFLQREGRLSLAEDGWHLKVKRAPYDMLLDRLPWSISTIRLSWMEQTLWVEWA